A genomic region of Alkalispirochaeta americana contains the following coding sequences:
- the miaB gene encoding tRNA (N6-isopentenyl adenosine(37)-C2)-methylthiotransferase MiaB, producing the protein MYYYLLPLGCQMNLSDAERIRTVLEEAGYTSCQKEEEADLIGLVACSVRQKAIDKVYSKIHKWNQWKEHRPLITFASGCILPEDHRKLLGRFDLIFSIQDLPQLPQMLRQYGVTTALNGTFPALRDEPPPPSETGLDSYWKVPPTYSSSFEAYVPIQNGCDKFCTFCAVPYTRGREVSRPSGEILREIETLLDRGYRTITLLGQNVNSYGLDRHSREITFPELLDRIGALTRGHPLWVYFTSPHPRDMKEDVLEKIAAYPTLAKQIHLPLQSGDDTVLTRMNRNYQLRDYRSVTDSIGRILPGATLFTDIIVGFTGETEEQFLNTCAAMEEFRFNMAYIAQYSPRPGAVSSRWADDVPQEIKKERLHRLTRILEETSGAFTRSLPGTTQRVLVDGFDRKPGFLSGKTEGRIPVRMTDPGNIEPGSFVTVRITDARPLSVAGEILPSSGIAPGTSEQALAIPQGDILL; encoded by the coding sequence ATGTACTACTACTTACTCCCTCTGGGATGCCAGATGAACCTCTCCGATGCCGAGCGCATCCGCACCGTTCTGGAGGAGGCGGGATACACCTCCTGCCAGAAAGAAGAAGAGGCCGACCTTATCGGATTGGTGGCCTGCTCGGTTCGGCAAAAAGCGATCGACAAAGTATATAGCAAGATCCACAAGTGGAATCAATGGAAAGAGCACCGGCCTCTGATTACCTTCGCTTCGGGGTGCATCCTTCCCGAAGATCACCGGAAACTTCTGGGGCGGTTCGACCTGATTTTTTCGATTCAGGATCTGCCCCAACTCCCCCAGATGCTCCGCCAGTACGGGGTAACCACCGCACTGAACGGAACGTTCCCGGCTCTTCGGGACGAACCGCCCCCCCCGAGCGAGACAGGCCTGGACTCCTACTGGAAGGTGCCTCCCACATACAGCTCTTCCTTTGAGGCCTACGTGCCTATCCAGAACGGCTGCGATAAATTCTGCACGTTCTGCGCCGTACCCTATACCCGGGGGCGCGAGGTCTCGAGGCCAAGCGGCGAGATCCTGCGGGAGATTGAAACGCTTCTGGATCGTGGCTACCGCACCATCACCTTGCTGGGCCAGAACGTAAACAGCTACGGTCTGGACCGCCACAGCCGGGAGATCACCTTCCCCGAGCTTCTGGACCGGATAGGCGCCCTCACCCGGGGACACCCCCTGTGGGTCTATTTCACCTCTCCGCACCCCAGAGATATGAAAGAGGATGTGCTGGAGAAGATTGCCGCCTACCCGACCCTGGCAAAACAGATCCACCTTCCCCTGCAAAGCGGCGACGATACCGTCCTGACCAGGATGAACCGAAATTACCAGCTCCGGGATTACCGATCTGTTACCGACTCGATCGGGCGCATCCTGCCGGGGGCGACGCTCTTTACCGATATCATCGTGGGGTTCACCGGCGAGACCGAGGAGCAGTTCCTGAATACCTGCGCAGCCATGGAGGAGTTTCGCTTTAATATGGCCTACATCGCCCAATACTCGCCGCGCCCGGGGGCAGTCAGCTCCCGCTGGGCCGACGACGTGCCCCAGGAGATCAAGAAAGAGCGGCTCCACAGGCTCACCCGCATTCTGGAAGAAACCTCAGGCGCTTTCACCCGGTCGCTCCCGGGAACAACCCAACGGGTTCTTGTGGACGGCTTCGACCGAAAACCAGGCTTTCTCAGCGGAAAAACCGAGGGACGAATCCCCGTACGCATGACCGACCCGGGAAACATCGAACCGGGGTCCTTTGTAACGGTTCGCATCACCGACGCACGCCCCCTTTCGGTGGCTGGCGAGATTCTGCCTTCCTCTGGTATCGCCCCCGGCACCTCTGAACAGGCCCTTGCCATACCTCAGGGAGACATCCTTCTGTGA
- the secE gene encoding preprotein translocase subunit SecE, with protein sequence MKKLVEFIRNSYAELKKVTWPSQEEVASSTRVVLVSVLIFAVILGALDYFFLAGIDFLF encoded by the coding sequence GTGAAAAAACTAGTCGAATTTATCAGGAACAGTTACGCAGAGCTTAAAAAGGTAACGTGGCCCTCGCAGGAAGAAGTAGCGTCTTCTACCCGGGTGGTCCTGGTTTCCGTTCTTATCTTTGCAGTCATTCTCGGTGCGCTGGATTACTTCTTCCTCGCCGGGATTGATTTTCTCTTCTGA
- the nusG gene encoding transcription termination/antitermination protein NusG, with translation MAKNWYVLHTYSGYENKIERSIRMLMEEGKLGDAVIDIKVPAEDVEERTKDGKRRVTSKKFLPGYVLLEMDFPEVGWNSVLAQIKRINGVTGFVGSAPGAKPRPISQEEARVILQKTGEIKGDSVHRQKDSFVQGETVRITEGPFNTFTGVVEEANNEKSKLRVTVGIFGRSTPVELDFSQVEKI, from the coding sequence ATGGCAAAAAACTGGTACGTGCTTCACACCTACTCGGGCTACGAGAACAAGATAGAGAGATCTATCCGTATGCTCATGGAGGAAGGGAAGCTGGGGGATGCGGTGATCGATATCAAGGTCCCCGCAGAAGATGTGGAGGAACGCACAAAAGACGGCAAGCGTCGCGTCACAAGCAAGAAGTTTCTCCCCGGTTACGTCCTGCTGGAGATGGATTTTCCGGAGGTTGGCTGGAACTCTGTTCTGGCCCAGATCAAGCGCATTAACGGGGTCACTGGGTTTGTTGGTTCTGCCCCGGGTGCAAAGCCCCGGCCTATCTCCCAGGAGGAGGCTCGGGTTATCCTGCAAAAGACCGGTGAGATCAAGGGTGATTCCGTGCACCGCCAGAAGGACTCCTTCGTTCAGGGCGAGACGGTTCGCATCACCGAAGGGCCGTTTAACACCTTTACCGGTGTTGTTGAAGAAGCAAATAACGAAAAATCCAAGCTTCGGGTTACGGTGGGGATCTTTGGAAGGTCAACACCCGTGGAGCTCGATTTTTCTCAAGTTGAAAAAATTTAA
- the rplK gene encoding 50S ribosomal protein L11 produces the protein MAKKKVVAQIKLQVPAGKATPAPPVGPALGPHGVSAPQFVQQFNDVTKNYEPGLTIPVIISVFSDRSFTFVTKTPPAAVLIKKALGLAKGSGEPNKAKVGTITRAQLEEIANTKMADLNANDLDSAVKIIAGTARSMGVEVEA, from the coding sequence ATGGCTAAGAAGAAGGTAGTGGCGCAGATCAAGCTGCAGGTGCCTGCCGGAAAGGCAACACCGGCTCCTCCGGTTGGTCCCGCTCTGGGACCTCACGGGGTGAGCGCACCGCAGTTTGTTCAGCAGTTTAACGATGTTACAAAGAATTATGAGCCCGGTCTCACAATTCCCGTAATCATCTCGGTTTTCTCCGATCGGTCTTTCACGTTTGTCACCAAAACGCCTCCGGCGGCGGTGCTGATCAAGAAAGCTCTTGGTCTGGCCAAGGGGTCGGGCGAGCCCAACAAGGCCAAGGTCGGAACAATTACCCGGGCCCAGCTGGAGGAGATCGCCAACACAAAGATGGCCGATCTGAACGCGAATGACCTGGATTCCGCGGTGAAGATTATCGCCGGGACTGCCCGTAGCATGGGCGTTGAGGTGGAGGCCTAG
- the rplA gene encoding 50S ribosomal protein L1 yields the protein MKRGKKYREALAKIDRTRNYPLSEAVALVKETAFAKFDETIELSMNLNLKKSQTVRDTLVLPNQFTGDKKILVFAKGDKAEEARAAGAAFVGDDDLIEKIKGGWLDFDVAVATPDMMKDVGRLGPVLGRRGLMPNPKTQTVTMDITGALAELQKGRVEFRSDKTGVVHIAVGKASMEPSAVEENVRVIVSEVEKRRPPEAKGVFVKTVAISSTMGPGVRVSMGD from the coding sequence ATGAAGCGGGGAAAGAAATACCGAGAGGCGCTTGCAAAGATTGATCGGACCAGAAACTACCCCCTCTCCGAGGCGGTCGCTCTGGTGAAGGAAACAGCCTTTGCAAAGTTCGACGAGACGATTGAGCTCTCCATGAACCTGAACCTGAAAAAGAGTCAGACCGTTCGGGATACCCTGGTTTTGCCGAACCAGTTTACTGGTGACAAGAAGATTCTGGTTTTTGCCAAGGGTGATAAGGCGGAAGAGGCTCGCGCTGCCGGTGCCGCCTTTGTGGGCGACGATGACCTGATCGAAAAAATTAAAGGCGGATGGCTTGATTTTGACGTGGCCGTTGCCACGCCCGACATGATGAAAGATGTGGGTCGTCTGGGTCCTGTGCTGGGTCGTCGAGGGTTGATGCCCAACCCCAAAACCCAGACCGTTACCATGGATATCACGGGGGCACTGGCTGAACTCCAGAAAGGTCGGGTCGAGTTTCGTTCCGACAAGACCGGGGTTGTTCATATCGCCGTTGGAAAAGCCTCCATGGAGCCTTCTGCTGTCGAGGAAAACGTCCGTGTGATCGTTTCCGAGGTAGAGAAGCGCAGACCCCCCGAGGCGAAGGGTGTCTTTGTGAAGACTGTTGCAATTTCTTCGACGATGGGTCCCGGCGTCCGGGTCTCAATGGGAGACTGA
- the rplJ gene encoding 50S ribosomal protein L10, producing the protein MKQGYETRVNENKVNAVDALKELFSGASDYIFTDYRGLTVSQISELRTKLRENGADFRVVKNRFARIAFQQMEKPDVADYLSGPTAVALAPDDSAPVVKAMVDFSKGAPLQLKGALVAGQVYNAEQAVAFSKLPSRDELIAQLMSVMQAPVQNFVYAVNGVPTKLVRTLQAVADQKAEG; encoded by the coding sequence ATGAAACAAGGTTACGAGACGCGAGTTAACGAAAACAAGGTTAATGCTGTTGACGCCCTGAAGGAGCTCTTCTCCGGCGCCAGCGATTACATCTTTACAGATTATCGGGGGCTTACGGTATCCCAGATTTCGGAGCTTCGGACGAAATTGCGGGAGAACGGCGCAGATTTTCGGGTTGTAAAAAACCGTTTCGCCAGGATCGCTTTTCAGCAGATGGAGAAGCCCGATGTGGCGGATTATCTCTCGGGCCCCACGGCAGTTGCCCTGGCTCCCGATGATTCCGCCCCCGTGGTGAAGGCCATGGTGGATTTCTCCAAGGGCGCTCCCCTGCAACTCAAGGGCGCGCTTGTGGCCGGGCAGGTCTACAACGCCGAGCAGGCTGTCGCTTTCAGCAAGCTTCCCAGCAGGGACGAGCTTATTGCTCAGCTTATGAGCGTGATGCAGGCGCCGGTTCAGAACTTCGTCTATGCTGTTAACGGTGTGCCCACCAAGCTGGTGCGGACCCTCCAGGCAGTGGCGGATCAAAAAGCAGAGGGTTGA
- the rplL gene encoding 50S ribosomal protein L7/L12, translating into MAATKEEILEAIAGMTVLEVSELVKMMEEKFGVTAAAPVAVAAAGAGAPAEEAVEEQTEFDVILKGVKDGTKIQVIKAVRTVVTGLGLKEAKELVEGGDKAVREGVSKEEAAEIKKTLEEAGAEVEVK; encoded by the coding sequence ATGGCAGCTACAAAAGAGGAAATCCTCGAAGCTATTGCAGGGATGACCGTGCTCGAAGTAAGCGAGCTGGTCAAGATGATGGAAGAGAAGTTTGGTGTTACTGCGGCGGCTCCCGTTGCGGTCGCTGCGGCTGGTGCTGGTGCTCCCGCCGAAGAGGCTGTAGAAGAGCAGACCGAGTTCGACGTCATTCTGAAGGGTGTCAAAGACGGCACCAAGATTCAGGTTATCAAGGCAGTTCGGACCGTAGTAACCGGTCTCGGTCTCAAGGAAGCCAAAGAGCTCGTGGAGGGTGGCGATAAAGCCGTTCGCGAGGGTGTTTCCAAGGAAGAGGCTGCCGAGATCAAGAAAACACTCGAGGAAGCTGGCGCTGAAGTCGAGGTTAAGTAA